The Actinomycetota bacterium region GCGGCGCCGCCAAGCTGACCGAGCGCATCAACAAGATGGGCATGCCGGCCAAGGAGTTGCACGGTGACCTCAGCCAGGCGGTGCGCGAGAAGACCCTCAAGAGCTTCGCGGACGGCAGGACCCGCGTGCTTATCGCCACCGACGTGGCAAGCCGCGGAATCGACCTCGACGACATCGGGCTGGTGGTGAACTTCGACCCGCCGGACGAGCAGGACACCTACACGCACCGCGTGGGCCGCACAGCCCGCGCCGGCCGCACCGGCCGCGCGATCACCATGGTGCTGCCCGACCAAGTGGATGAGGTGGGCCGCATGGCCAAGCGCCTGGGCCAGTACGACGCCTGGAAGGCCGCCGGACTGCGCGACGCCCTGCCCAAGGTGATGTACGCCTCGCGCGGCAGCCGCGCGTTCGGCAAGCCCACCGCCAAGCGCGAGTCGGCCCCCGCGGCCGAGAGCCCGCGTGCCGGCAGCCGCGTGAAGAGGGGCACCCGCACGGGCTGACCCCCTCCCACGCCGTGGCGTCGCTGGTCTACTATCCCGCGCGCGCTACGACGCCGACCCGCCGAGTTAGCTCAGTTGGTAGAGCACTTCCATGGTAAGGAAGGGGTCATCGGTTCGAGTCCGATACTCGGCTTTCGACGAATCCCCCGCTCAAGCGCGCCTTCCCCACTCTTACGCCACCAGCCGCAGGTTCGGCTGCTCCGGCGATGGGCACGTCATGGACACATCGCCCTCGACGGACGCGGCCTGGGGGGCCTCATTCCGAGCCAGTCGGATTGCTCCCGACCGGTCGCGGGGCATGCGCAGATCCCGTCTGGCGAACTCGTGCGCGTAGATGGATGGCTCACCCGAGCGAATCAACAGGCTGGCGAACACATGGCGCCCGTCGTAGGGGCGGGCCTGCTCAACCCCCGCCCGCCGCCACGCCGGCCGGAAGACCCGTGACCTCCAATTGCGTAGATCCAGGTACCCCCCTTGCGGCGCCGGGCACACTAGCCCGGTCGTGTCGCTCCCCTTGCGAAACGCCCAGAGTTCTTCCGCCCGCGGGACGAGAAGGTTGACTGCCCTGCCTTGGGCGGTCTTCGTCCCGTTGAGTTTTCCCTCTACGTAGGCACGCTCGACGAAGATGCAGTCCACCCCAGCCTTCAGCGTGCAGCTTTTCGCCCCGGTGCCGTAGCGGCGGTCTTCGATCTCGGCAAGGAACTGGACTGCCGGCCGGTCACCCGTCAGGAGGCCACTTGCCAGCAGCCCTGTGGCAGCCGGGGATCCGTGCGGCTGCCGATGAATGAGGCGGCGATGAATGCGCCGCTCGGGCACGTCGTGCTACCGAAAATCGAGCCGTACGGAGGGGTGGTGCTACCGAAATCTGTGGTCGAGTCCACGAGGGCGCCGGTCATGTTTGCCTTCTCCAGAATGCTTGCCGAGGCAAGTGCACCCTGCAAATCCGTCCTGATCATCGTGGCCCCCTCGAAATCCATCACCATATTCGGGAGGAACTGGTCGGAGCACGTCATTGTCTCGAGCCTGTTAACGACCCGCATGCGGGCATTGCTGAGGTTGGTTTGGCTGAACTCGCTCTGGTAGAGCCACGCGCCCTGCAGGTTCGCGCCAGTGAGGTTGGCCTTCGTGAAGTCTGTACTGCATGAATCCGTCCAACTGAGATCTGCGCCGGTAAGGTCGGCCCCGGCGCAGTTCGGATAGCACTTCGGCCTGCTGCCGCCGCTGCCGTTGAACGGGCCCATGCGTACGTTCGCGAGTTTCGCCCCACGGAAGTCCGCATGCCGCAGGTTCGCCCCCCGGAAGTCTGCTCCGCGAAGATTGGCACCACGGAAGTCCACCCCGCGAAGGTCGGCCTTCGTGAACTTCGCCTTCTTCAGGTTGCCGTGGTGCTCGACGGCCCAGCGATGGACGACCCCGCGGCAGTCAGCCCCGGGCTTCAGCACGCAGGTCTTCGTACCGGTGCCGATGGTGGTCGAGGGTGCGGCAGTGCCCAGCGCGGGAAGCGCCAGGGCGGCGGCTGCGGTGAGGAGGATGGGGAGGCGGCGCATGGGAGGCTCCTTGCGGGAACGGATTCGCGTGCCGGGGAGGCTAGCCGCTACCGGGAGAAGGACCTCGGGCGCCGGGTTCCTTTGCCCGAGGAACCCCTCGTGGGACGCGCTGCGGGCACCCTACCCGCTGCGCGAGGGGCGCGGGGTGCTCGCGGGCGCCCGCGCCCGGGCCTACGCCCCGGGCTGCCAGATCATCAGCACCAGCACGGCCACCGCCAGCACCACCGAGGCCCAGTGCATGGCCCACGTGGCGCGGTTCGACAGCATCGCCCGCAGGGTGGCCTCGTCACCTGCGCCGTCGTCGGCGAGCGCCACCGCGTACTCGCGCGTCTTGCGGCTGCGACGCCCGCCCCATGCCCCCACCACCAGCGCGATCACGAACAGCACGATGCTGATCTCCAACCACCGCTGGCCGTAGCCCCCGATATTCCCCGAGAGGTAGAAGCCCGCGACCAGCAGCACCACGCCGCCCACCGCCAGCATGATCGCCCCGGGACGGGCGAGATAGAGGATCGCCGCGACCTCGGACGGCTTCTCGCGCTTGGGCGCGGCCCACGCCACCACGCCGGCCACCGCGACACCGGCGAAGTAAAGGATCACCCCGATCAGGTGGAAGAGGGTGCCGATCTGATAGCCGCTCATGGTGCTCCGTGTCGTCAGGGTGGCGTCGCGCGCACAGTAGACCGGCCACGGCACCGTTCGAAGCCATCCGCCACACACCGCTGACAGCCGTCACCGCTGAGCAGGGCGGCGCCGTTTTGCTAGCGTCGCCGACCGCCGTGCGAGCGGCTATCTGGCGGAGTAGCTCAGCTGGTTAGAGCAGCGGAATCATAATCCGCGTGTCGGGGGTTCGAGTCCCTCCTCCGCTACTGCATGCGGGCGCGCCCGGCGCGCGCGACTACCCTGCGGCACATGACAGAGGCTCGCTCGCTCGAGGTCGTCTTCCCCGGCGATACCAATCACCTGGGAACCCTCTTCGGGGGCACGCTGATGGCGTGGATGGACCGCACCGCCTACTTCGCGGCGTCCCGGCGCGCACGCGGCACGGTGGTCACCCGCAAGGTGGACGAACTGCAGTTCCGCGTGCCGATCCAGGTGGGCGACTTCGTGGAGCTC contains the following coding sequences:
- a CDS encoding pentapeptide repeat-containing protein is translated as MRRLPILLTAAAALALPALGTAAPSTTIGTGTKTCVLKPGADCRGVVHRWAVEHHGNLKKAKFTKADLRGVDFRGANLRGADFRGANLRHADFRGAKLANVRMGPFNGSGGSRPKCYPNCAGADLTGADLSWTDSCSTDFTKANLTGANLQGAWLYQSEFSQTNLSNARMRVVNRLETMTCSDQFLPNMVMDFEGATMIRTDLQGALASASILEKANMTGALVDSTTDFGSTTPPYGSIFGSTTCPSGAFIAASFIGSRTDPRLPQGCWQVAS
- a CDS encoding DUF2269 family protein; the protein is MSGYQIGTLFHLIGVILYFAGVAVAGVVAWAAPKREKPSEVAAILYLARPGAIMLAVGGVVLLVAGFYLSGNIGGYGQRWLEISIVLFVIALVVGAWGGRRSRKTREYAVALADDGAGDEATLRAMLSNRATWAMHWASVVLAVAVLVLMIWQPGA
- a CDS encoding acyl-CoA thioesterase, encoding MTEARSLEVVFPGDTNHLGTLFGGTLMAWMDRTAYFAASRRARGTVVTRKVDELQFRVPIQVGDFVELVATVETEGRTSMRVVVEVHREDPADGTRELCTTGHFVMVCVNDDGTPREIPPK